In Polyangia bacterium, the DNA window TCCAGCGTGAGATCGAAGCGCACGGCCGCGCCTACGGGCTGGATTTCTGGGAGGTCGATTTCGAGATCCTGGACTACAAGCGCATGCAGGAGGTGGCGGCGTTCGGCGGCTTTCCGGTGCGCTATCCGCACTGGCGGTTCGGGATGGAGTTCGAGCACCTGTCGAAGAGCCATATCTACGGCTTCTCGAAAATCTACGAGATGGTCATCAACAACAACCCGGCGTACGCCTATCTGCTGGAAGGCAACTCGCTGGTTGATCAGAAGATGGTGATCGCCCACGTGCTGGGGCACGTCGACTTCTTCAAGAACAACTATTTCTTCTCCAAGACCGACCGCCGGATGATCGACGGCATGGCCAACCACGCCACCCGCGTGCGCCGGCACATGGAACGGCTGGGCATCGACAAGGTCGAGAGCTTCATCGATTCGTGCTTGTGCCTGGAAAACCTGATCGATCCGATGTCGCCGTTCATCACGCGGCACGCCCCCGAGCGCACCGAGAAGGAAAAGAAGCAGGACGAGACGCCGGAGATCCCGCGCATCCGCGCCAAGTCGTACATGGACAAGTTCATCAACCCGCCCTCTTACATCGAAGAGCAACGAAAGAAGATCGAGCGCGAGCGGGACAAACCGAAGAAGCACCCGGAAGAGCCCGAGCGCGACGTGCTGCTGTTTTTGCTGCAGAACGCGCCGCTGGACACCTGGGAGCGCGACATTTTGGAAATTGTCCGCGACGAGGCCTATTACTTCGCCCCGCAACGCCAGACCAAGGTCCTCAACGAGGGCTGGGCGGCGTACTGGCACAGCAAGATCATGACCGAGCGTGCGCTGAAGGCGTCGGAGATCATCGACTACGCCGACCACAACGCCGGCGTGCTGGCCACCGCGCCCGGGCAATGGAATCCCTACAAGGTCGGCATCGAGCTGCTTCGCCACGTGGAAGAACGCTGGGACAAGGGCCGCTTTGGCCGCGAGTGGAACGAGTGCCAGAGCCTGGACGAGCGGCGGACCTGGGATCTGCGGCTCGGCCTGGGCCGCAGGAAGATCTTCGAAGTGCGCAAGCTTTACAACGATGTCACCTTCATCGACGAGTTCTTCACCATGGACTTTTGCCAGCAGCACAAGTTCTTCTCGTTCTCGATGAACGAACGGTCGGGGAACTACGAGATCGACTCGCGCGAGTTCCAGAAGATCAAAAACAAGATCCTCTTCCAGCTCACCAACTTTGGCGATCCGTTCATCCTTGTCGAGGACGCCAACCACGACAACCGCGGCGAGCTTTTGCTGCGCCACCGCCACGAGGGCATCGACCTGGACGTCGAGCACGCCCGCGCCACGCTGGCGGCGATGGGCCGGGTGTGGCGGCGCCCGGTCAATCTGCTGACCGTCGTCGAGGGCAAGATCAAGATGCTCCGCTTCGACGGCAAAGAGCACACGGACAAGACGCTCTGAGGGTGGGGGGGCAAATCCACCTCCACGGCTCGATGTGGCGCGGGCCCTCGGATGGGCGGCCCCGTCACGGCGATTGTGATCCCCACGGGACGCAGATGCACCGCTCGCCGCTATTGTGAGCGGTGACATCGGTCCGTTCAGCCTATAGCTCGTCGGTGTCGCAGATGAACTTGTTTTGATCGATGCGAATTCCCGCCATTGCGTACTGGAAGGAAGTGTCATTGCTCCCACAGACATGCCCGACGCCGTCCTGAGTACCGG includes these proteins:
- a CDS encoding SpoVR family protein, whose amino-acid sequence is MKTVARLPSYLADIQREIEAHGRAYGLDFWEVDFEILDYKRMQEVAAFGGFPVRYPHWRFGMEFEHLSKSHIYGFSKIYEMVINNNPAYAYLLEGNSLVDQKMVIAHVLGHVDFFKNNYFFSKTDRRMIDGMANHATRVRRHMERLGIDKVESFIDSCLCLENLIDPMSPFITRHAPERTEKEKKQDETPEIPRIRAKSYMDKFINPPSYIEEQRKKIERERDKPKKHPEEPERDVLLFLLQNAPLDTWERDILEIVRDEAYYFAPQRQTKVLNEGWAAYWHSKIMTERALKASEIIDYADHNAGVLATAPGQWNPYKVGIELLRHVEERWDKGRFGREWNECQSLDERRTWDLRLGLGRRKIFEVRKLYNDVTFIDEFFTMDFCQQHKFFSFSMNERSGNYEIDSREFQKIKNKILFQLTNFGDPFILVEDANHDNRGELLLRHRHEGIDLDVEHARATLAAMGRVWRRPVNLLTVVEGKIKMLRFDGKEHTDKTL